The Apus apus isolate bApuApu2 chromosome 8, bApuApu2.pri.cur, whole genome shotgun sequence genome has a window encoding:
- the FAM168B gene encoding myelin-associated neurite-outgrowth inhibitor encodes MNPVYSPGSSGVPYANAKGIGYPAGFPMGYAAAAPAYSPNMYPGANPTFQTGYTPGTPYKVSCSPTSGAVPPYSSSPNPYQTAVYPVRSAYPQQNPYAQQGTYYTQPLYAAPPHVIHHTTVVQPNGMPATMYPAPIPPPRGNGVTMGMVAGTTMAMSAGTLLTTHSPTPVAPHPVTMPTYRAPGTPTYSYVPPQW; translated from the exons ATGAATCCTGTGTATAGCCCTGGGTCTTCTGGGGTTCCCTATGCAAATGCCAAAGGAATTGGTTATCCAG CTGGCTTCCCAATGGGCtatgcagcagctgctcctgcctatTCCCCTAATATGTATCCTGGAGCAAATCCTACCTTCCAGACAG GTTATACACCAGGCACCCCATACAAAGTATCTTGTTCACCCACCAGTGGTGCAGTGCCACCCTACTCTTCATCACCAAATCCGTATCAGACTGCTGTGTACCCAGTTCGAAGTGCCTATCCACAGCAGAATCCATATGCACAG CAAGGCACTTACTACACACAGCCTTTATATGCAGCACCACCCCACGTAATTCACCACACCACAGTTGTGCAGCCCAATGGCATGCCAGCAACCATGTATCCTGCTCCCATCCCACCACCAAGAGGGAACGGTGTGACCATGGGGATGGTGGCTGGGACTACTATGGCAATGTCAGCAG GTACTTTGTTGACAACTCATTCCCCAACTCCAGTAGCCCCTCATCCAGTTACTATGCCCACATATCGGGCTCCAGGAACTCCAACCTATAGTTATGTGCCCCCACAGTGGTGA